One segment of uncultured Tolumonas sp. DNA contains the following:
- a CDS encoding acetyltransferase yields the protein MNRKIEAYGVIAVQRPKIKATKKLDLSGDSGQQIVKSETKLALRTHQKTFTKLADM from the coding sequence ATGAACCGAAAAATTGAAGCATATGGTGTTATCGCGGTTCAACGACCAAAAATTAAGGCGACGAAAAAACTAGATCTATCTGGAGATTCAGGTCAGCAAATCGTGAAATCTGAAACGAAGTTAGCACTTCGAACACATCAGAAAACATTCACCAAATTAGCTGATATGTAA